The genome window GCCGCTGGCGGTCAGTTCGCGCCAGCGCAACCCCGTCCTGCCGCAGGTGCCCACCATGGCCGAAAGCGGCCTGAAGGATTTCGAAGTGTTGTCCTGGCAAGGCCTGTTCGCGCCCGCCGGGACACCCGCGCCGGTGGTCGAGCGCCTGCACCGCGAGGTGGCGGCGGTGCTGGCCATGCCGGAAGTCTCCGGTTTTTTCGCCCAGCAGGGATTCGTGGTGGCGGGCGGCTCGGTGGCCGATTTCCAACGCTTCGTGGCCGATGAGTCGCGCCGCTGGGGCGAAGTCGTCAAACAGGCGGGCATCGCAGTCAATTGATGCCTTCTTTCCACGCGGGTGCCGGCCAGGCGGGCACCACATCTATGGAGGAGTTCGCATGAAACCGCTGTTCGCCTTGCTGTGGAGCGTATTGCTCGTGTCGTCGGCGCCCGCCATGGCCGCTTCGGCCTATCCCGAGCGCGCGATCCGCTGGATCGTGCCATTTACCGCGGGCGGCCCGGCCGATGCGATCGCGCGCCTGCTGGTACCCAAGCTGAGCCAGGAGCTGGGCCAGCCCATCGTGATCGAGAACCGGGCCGGCGCGAACAGCAACATCGGCCACGAGGCCGTTGCGCGCGCCGAACCCGATGGCTACACCATTCTCTACGTCGTGCCTAACGTGGTCACGAATCCCTCGCTCTATAACGTCGCGGTCGATCCGGTGAAGGAACTGACTCCGGTGGTGCAACTTACCGCGCAGGCCTATCTGCTGCTCGCGGGCAGCGCTTTCAAGCCGGCTTCGGTGGCCGACATCGTGGCGAAGGCCCGCCAGGGCGGAGTCACCTGCGCCTCGGGCGGTGGCCTGTCGGGTTTCGGCTGCGACTGGCTGCGTTCCATGACCAAGGCCGATTTCGTGCACGTGCCGTTCAAGGGCAACGCGCAGGCGCTGACCGCCCTGATGGGCGGGCAGGTCGACATCATGATCGACCTGTTCAACACCGCCTTGCCCCAGGTCAAGGCGGGCCGTGTGCGGCCGGTCGCGCTGACGCGCGCCGAACGGGGTTCTCCGCTGCCCGACCTGCCCATCATTGCCGAAACGCTGCCCGGTTTTGTCCTGGTCGGCTGGCATGGCGTGATGGCACCGCACGGCACGCCCGAGCCCATCGTGAAAAAACTCAACATGGCTTTCACCAAGGCGCTGGGCGACCCGGACATCCGGCGGCGCATCGAGGAAAGCTACATCGAAGTGGTGCACGGCACGCCCGCGGATTTCGGACGCGTCATCACGGAAGACCTCGACAAGTACGCGCGTATCACCCAGGCGGCCGGTATCGCCAGGCAATGATGGCCGTCGTCATGGACGGTGCCGGTGACGACGTGGTCATGCGCGGCGGCCATGTCCTGACCATGGATGAGCGTTCGTCGGTGGCCAGCGCGCTGGCCTTCGCGGACGGCAGGTTGACCGCGGTGGGCACGGATGCCGGCGTGTCGGCGCGGATCGGCTCGCGCACCCGGGTCATCGAGTTGCGGGGCAGGACGGTCATGCCCGGCATGATCGACGGCCATGCCCATATGGATCGCGAAGGCCTCAAATCGCTGTTGCCGTCGCTATCCGGATGCGCGTCGATCGCGGATCTGGTCGAGCGTGTGCGCCGCATCGCGGCGGCGACGCCGCCCGGCCAGTGGATCGTGACCATGCCGCTGGGCGAGCCGCCCGAGTATCTGTGCTCGCCCGACATGTACGCCGAGGGGAGGCTGCCTGATCGCGAAGACCTGGATCGCGCCACCACCGCCCACCCGGTGTTGATCCGCTGCGCGTGGGGGCACTGGCCGGGGCGCGTGCCCACGGTTTCCATTGCCAACGGCGCGGCGCTGCGGCTGGCCGGCATCGGCCCGGATCCGGTGTCGCCTTCGCCCCGGCTGCGCATCGAGACGGATGCCGCGGGCGTGCCCACCGGACGTCTGTACGAAGACGACCTGCAGCCGCTGGCCGAGTTCACGGTGTTCCGGCGGGCGCCGCACTTTACCGAAGACGAGCGCGCGCTGACGCTGGCCGCGTCGATGTCGGCCTACAACCGCTACGGGACCACGGGCGTGTTCGAAGGGCATGGTGCCGCGCCGGAACTGATACGTGCCTATCGCGCGGCGCGTGGACGGCGCGCGCCCAGCGTGCGTACGCGCCTGGTGTTCAGCCCCGGCTGGAGCGGTGCGTCGGACGACGACGTGCGCGCCTGGGTGCGCGAACGTGCCTCGCGCCTGCATGGCAAGGGCGAGGGTGACGAGTGGCTGCGGATTGAAGGACTGTTCGCCGAACTACAGGCCCGGCCGGACGATGCCCGCCTGCGCGCGGCCTGTGAACCGCGCACCGGCTGGGCCGGGTTTCGCTACGACTGCGGCCTGCCGCCCGAGCGGCTGCGATTGCTGCTGGAAGAGGCGGCCCGCGCCGGGCTGCGCGTGTGCGGCATCCAGGCCGGCATGGCCGAACGCTTCGCCGAGGTCGGCGCGCGCGTGCCTATCGACGGCCTGCGCTGGGTGGTCGCGCATCCGGCCACGCTGGACGCGCGCCAGATCGGCGCCATTCGCGACCATGGCATGGTCGTCACCACGCATACCGGCGCCTACGTCTGGCGGCGCGCGGCGGCGACGCTGCAACGCGTCGGCCCGGCGCTCGAAGAAACCATCTGCCCGATACGATCGCTGCTGGAGGCGGGCGTGCCGGTTTCGCTGGCGACCGACAACGTGCCGGTCTCGCTGTGGCCCTGTGTCTGGCATGCCGTGGCCCGCATCGATCGCGACACGGGCGCCGTGATCGCGCCGGGGCAACGCATCGACCGCATGGCGGCACTGCGCTGCGCCACGGTGCACGGCGCGTGGTTGTGCCTGGACGAGGCCGATCGTGGGTCGCTGGAAGCCGGCAAGCAAGCCGACCTGCTCGTGTTGCGGGACAGTCCGCTGGACGTGGAGCTTGCCCGTTTGAGCCATCTGGAGGCCGACATGACCTGGGTCGGCGGGCGGCAGGTCTATCCGGGCGGCAACGCCTGACAACTGGAGTGTGCATGGATTGGACTTTGCCCTACGGCTCGCAGCGCCAGCCGGTGCTGGCCGACAACGTGGTGACCACTTCCCAGCCGCTGGCGGCGCGGGCCGGCGCATCGATGTTCGATCGCGGCGGCAATGCCGTCGACGCCGCGATCGCCACCGCCGCCGCGCTGACCGCGGTCGAGCCGGTCATGAACGGATTGGGCGGCGATGCCCAGGTGCTGCTGTGGGACGGCAAGGAAGTCGTTGCCCTGAACGGCACGGGCAGATCGCCCGCGGCCTGGACGCCCGAGCGTTTCGCCGGGTGCGAGCGCATGCCCAACGAAGGCTGGGAATCGGTGGTGGTGCCGGGCGCGGTGGCCGTCTGGGCCGACCTGAGCGAACGCTACGGCAAGCTGCCGCTGGATGTCGTGCTCGCCCCCGCGATCCACTATGCGCGCGAAGGCGTTCCGATATCGCCGGCCATCGCGCGCCAATGGCGCATCCATGCCCCGCGCTTGAAGGACCAGCCTGGCTTCGCGCAGGCCTTTCTACCCGGAGGAAGCATGCCCGAGGCCGGCGAGCGCTTTCGCTTTCCCGAGCTGGCCGCGTCGCTCGAGCGGATCGCCGCATCCCGGGGCCGCGACTTCTATGAAGGCGAGATCGCCGGGCGCCTGGTTGCCGACGCCCGCCGCCACGGCGCGGCGCTGACCGCGCAGGACCTGGCCGACCACCGTTCCCGCTGGGTGCGGCCGCAGTCCATCGACTACCGCGGCCTGCAGGTGCATGAAATGCCGCCGCCATCGCAAGGGCTGGCGGTGCAGATGGCGCTGGGCATCCTGCGCCACTTCGACCTTGGACCGTCGCAGGACGCCGCGCTGCGTGCGCACCTGCAGATCGAAGCGATGAAGATCGCCTTCGCCGACATCTATGGACATGTGGCCGATCCCGCCATGATGCGGATGGATCCGGCGCAACTGCTCGCCCCCGCCTACCTGGCCGGGCGCGCACGCGGCATCGATCCGCGCCGGGCGGGCCGGCACGAGGCGTGCGACATACCGCGCCATTCCACCGTCTACCTCGCCGCCGCCGACCGGGGAGGCATGGTGGTCTCCTTCATCCAGTCCAATTTCCAGGGCTTCGGCTCGGGCGTGGTGGTGCCGGGCACTGGCGTCAGCCTGCACAATCGGGCCTCGGGCTTCTCCCTGCGCCCGGGCCATCCCAACCAGGTCGATGGCGCCAAGCAACCCTTCCACACCATCATTCCCGGCCTGTTGCTGCGCGACGGGGCACCGTGGGGGGCCGTGGGCGTGGTCGGCGCCAACATGCAGCCGCAAGGACAGATGCAGGTCATCTCGGCGCTGGAGGACCTGGGCCTGAATCCCCAGGCCGCGCTCGACATGCCGCGCTGGCGCGTCGACGACGATGGGGAAGGGGTGAGGGTGGAGGCGGCGTTCCCGGCCGACGTCGAGGCCGGGTTGCGCGAGCGTGGGCACCCCGTGACGCGCACGCCGGCCGGGAGCATGGAGTTCGGCGGCGGCCAGTGCCTGGTCCGGACAGGAGAGAGCTACGCGGCGGGGTCAGATCCGCGCAGGGACGGGGTGCCGGTGGGGATGTGAGGGGTCCCCAGTGCCTGGCTGGTGGCGGGCGCCAGCATCGCTTCGATGACCGCCGGCCGTCCCGCGCGCACGCTGGCCAGGCCCTGCGCCAGGGCCGCGCGCAGCTCGCGCCGGTCTTCGACGCGGATGGCCAGCGCGTCGCCGGCCGCGGCGGCCAGGTCGGCCAGGCGCGAACCGGCGCTGGCCGCGACCCAGTAGGCGTCGCCGGCATGGGCCGCGCCCGCGGGGTGGACGAGTTCGGTCGAGACCTTGGGCGAGCGCCAGCCGCTGTTGTTGTAGATGACGGTCAGCATGGGGGCGCCGTAGGTCCGGGCGACCCAGTAGGCGCTGGCGGGAACGCCGAAGACATAGCAGCCGTCGCCCACCAGGGCGATGACTTCGGCATCCGGGGCCGCCAGCTTCGCGCCCACGGCGGCGTTGATGCACCAGCCCAGGCCGCTGCCGCCGCTGGCATAGAAGCTGCCGGGGCGGTTCATGCGCAGCGTCGAGGCAATGGCGTACGCGTTCGAGGGTTCTTCGCACAGGACGATGCTGCGTTCGTGCAGCAGTTCCTTCACGGCCAGCGTCACTTCCTGCGCCGTCAGCGGGCCGCTGGCGGGCGCGGCGCCGGCGGCGGCCGGCGATCGTGTCCGGATCCACGCCAGCCGTTCCTGCTTCAACGCGGCATCCACCGGTAGGCCGGCCCGCAGAAGCTGGTCGAGCGCCACGCCGCTGTCGGCCAGGTGGCGCTCGTGCGCTTCGAAGTGCCAGGCGCCCAGGGTGGGCTTGACCGGGTCCGCATCGATGTGGATGACGCGGGCGTCCGGAGCCGGTCCGGTGTTGCGGGGCAGCCAGGGCACGTCGACGTCGAGCAGCACGATGGCGTCGGCCTCGTCGACGAGCCAGTCGCGCCGGTACCCCAGGTGGCAGGCGTGGTCGCCGGGGAAGTTCATGTACTGCGGGCCGACCTCCACCACGCCCAGGCCGTACTTGTCGCACAGGGCAACCAGTTTCCCGGCCGTGGCCGGATCGCGTCCGGCATAGGTGGTGATGAGCAGGGGCCGGCGGGCGCCGGCCAGCAGCGCATGCAGGTTCTCGACCGCCTCCGGCGCGAGCGCGGCCTTGCCCACGGGGCCGCGCAGCCCGGGGTCCGGCGCGGCGGCGGGGGCGGCGGCGTCCCAGACCTCGCGTGCGCCGGTCAGGTAGACGGGGCCCTGCGGCTCCGAGGCGGCGAGCTGGTGCGCGCGCAGCAGGGTCGCCTCGGTGGTGGCCGGATCCCGCAGTTCGTACAGCCACTTCATGAACGGCGCCACGAGATCGTGCTGACGCGTGGTGTCCTGGATGTAGTGGATGTATTCGGTGCGCGAACCCGTCCGCGCCGCGTCCTCGGACACGGGCGACAGCCCCGCGACCACGATGACCGGCACGCGTCCGCGGCAGGCGTTGTGCACGCTGCCCCCCAGGTTCTGGGTGCCCACGTCCACGTGCACCAGCACGAGCTGGGCGCGGCGCGTCAGCATGGCATGGCCGTGGGCCGCGCTCAGAGCGGTCATCTCGTGCGGGCAGACGATGACCCGCGGCGCCGGCTCGCCGGCCTCGCGCAGGCGCGCCAGCGCCTCGATGAAGGCCGGATGGTCGCTGCCCAGGTTGGCGAAGATGTATTCGATGCCCAGGCGGGAGGCAAGGCGGATGAGGCGTTCTGCGGCCGAGGGATGGACCGCGCTTTCTTTCAAGGCCATCGGAGTTTCCGGGAGTGGAGGTCGGCCGCCACCTTAGCCGCGTCCCGGGGCTGCCTGCCATCCCCGAACGCTAATGCGCGGCATGCGCGAACGCTATGCCCGGCCGCTCCGTGTCCACCGGCGAATCATGCATATTGTGCATGCCGGGCATTAGCGGCACGTTCTCGACGCGGGTACGAGCCCTTCGTATGGTGGCGACAGGACGCCGGCTCCGCGATTCGGAGCGCGGCGATGTTCATCGATCAGCCATACATTCATCATGACATCAGAAACTCAGGTAGTGATCGTTGGGGCCGGCCCGGTGGGCCTGGTGACCGCGCTGGCGCTGGCGCGGTCGGGAGTCGAGGTGGTGGTGCTGGAGGCGCTGCGGGAACTGCCCCGCGAGCAGCGCGGCGCGGCCTTCCATCCTCCCACGCTGGAAATGCTCGAACCCTTGGGGATCACGGACGACCTGCTGCCGCTGGGCCTGCGCATCCCGGTCTGGCAGATACGGGACAAGGAAGAGGGCGTCGTCGCCGAGTTCGATCTCGGCATGCTGGCCGGGGAAACCCGCTACCCCTATCGGTTCCACCTGCCCCAGCATCATCTGGCCGCCGACGTGCTGGCCAAGCTCGAGCGGGAGCCGCGCGCGGCGGTCGTGTTCGGCGCGAGCGTCGAGGAAGTGAAACAGGACGGGGAACGCGTCGAGGTCCGGTACGCCGATGCCGACGGACGGTTCGAGACGATCGCCGCCCGCTGGGTGGTGGGATGCGACGGCGCCCGCAGCGCGGTCAGGAAGAGCAGCGGCATCGACTACGAGGGCTTCACGTGGCCGGAACGCTTCCTGGTCACCAACGTCGACGAAGACCTTGCCGCCGAGGGCTTTGCCGAGACCTCGTACGTGGCCGACCCGGACAAGTGGGCCGTCATCCTGCGGCTGGCCGATCCCCGGGTCGGGAACCTGTGGCGCATCGCCATGCCGTCCGATCCCGACCTGCCCGAAGAGGAGGTGCTGGCCGAGGACTATGCGCAGGACATGCTGCGCGAGGTGCTGGGCCGGGAGCGCAACTGCAAGCTGGTCTACCAGAGCACCTACCGCGTCCATCAGCGCGTGGCCTCCAGCTTTCGCAACGGGCGCGTGCTGCTGGCGGGCGACGCGGCCCACATCAACAATCCCATAGGCGGATTCGGATTGAACGGCGGCGTGCACGACGCGATCAATCTGTCGGAGAAGCTGGCCGCCGTTTGCACGGGGGCCGACTGCGCGCTGCTCGATCTCTACGACCGCCAGCGCCGGCACGTGGCGGTCGAGAACGTGCAGCGCCAGAGCATACGCAACAAGCGGCTCATGCAGGAGCGCGATCCCGGCGTGCGCCGGCAGAACATCGACGAGCTGCGCACGGTGGTCCGCGATCCGGAGCTGGCGAAGTCCTACCTGCGCGACAGTTCCATGATCAGTTCGGTGGCGCAGGCCGCCGCGATCCGCTGACCCTTGCCGATGGAGACGACGATGGCTACTCCCGTCATATCCGCCTTCCTGGATGGAAGGCATGTTTCACGCCCCGAACTGCGCCGCTTCGAGAAGCGCGACCCCGCCACCGATGCCTTGATTGCCGAGGTCGAGGAGTCCGACGCCGGACTGGTGGACGAAGCGGTGCAAGCCGCCAGGCGGGCGGCGCGCGGCATCGCGGCTGCCGCTTCCTCAGACCAGCGGGCGGACTGGCTGCTGAAGATCGCGGGCGCCATCCGGGGGCGGTTCGACGCCTTCGTCGATGCCGAGGTGCGCGACACCGGCAAGCCCCTGTCCATGGTCCGCGGCGTCGAGATCCCGCGCGCCATCGCCACCTTCGAGATCTTCGCGGAACTGCTCAGGACGCATCGGGACGACGTGGTGGTCACGGCCCTGCCGGAAGGCAGGCGCGCCGTCAACATGACCACGCGCCTGCCGCATGGCGTGGTGGCCATCATCTGCCCCTGGAACTTCCCGCTGGTGCTGGCCGTCTGGAAGATCGCCCCGGCGCTGGCCTGCGGCAACGCCGTGGTGGTCAAGCCTTCCGAGGAAACGCCTTCCTCGGTGGCGCTGCTGGCCCGGGTCATCGAAGAGATTGAACTGCCCAGGGGCCTCTTCAATGTCGTCTACGGCTTCGGCCAGGATTCGGCGGGCGCCCTGCTGGCCGCGCATCCCGGCGTGAACGCGCTGACGTTCACGGGCGAGACCCGGACGGGCGAGGCGATCATGGCGGCCGCGGCGCGCGGCGTCCGGCCGGTGTCGCTGGAACTGGGCGGCAAGAACGCCGCCATCGTCTTCGGATCGGCCGAGCTCGACGCCGTGATCGAGGGGTCGGCGCGGTCCGCTTTCCTGAACTCGGGGCAGGTGTGCTTCGGCACCGAACGCATCTACGTGCACCGGCCGCTGTTCGAGCGATTCGTCGACGGCCTGTCGGCGCGGGCCGCCGCGCTGCGGATGGGCGATCCGCTGGATCCCGGCACGACCATGGGGCCGCTGATCAGCCGCCGCCACCGCGACAAGGTATTGCGGGCCTGCGCCGTGGCGCGCGACGAAGGCGCGACCGTGCACGCCGGTGGCCAGGCCCCGTCCATGTCCGGCCGTCTGGCCGAGGGGGCATGGATGGCGCCGACGATCTGGACCGGGCTGGACGAGTCGTCCGCCATCGTCCGGCACGAGGTGTTCGGTCCCTGCTGCCACATCGCGCCTTTCGACGACGAGGACGAGGCGGTGCACCTGGCCAACGACAGCGAATACGGCCTGGCGGCGGCCCTGTGGTCGCGCGATCACGCGCAGGCGCTGCGCGTGTCCGCCCGCCTGCGCGCGGGCGTGGTCTGGGTCAACGCCTGGGGGATACGCGACCTGCGCACGCCCTTCGGGGGCCTGGGGCGATCGGGCATAGGCCGCGAGGGCGGGCTGGCCTCGCTGGACTTCTACAGCCAGCAGCGCAATGTATGTTCGCTGGTGTGAGGGGGAGCGCTAGCGATCGTTGAACGCTTCCCGGACCTGGTTGCGGAACCACTGGTTGGCCAGGTCCTTGTGGAAGCGCTCATGCCAGAACAGCTTGACGTCGAAGCCCGGGATCTTCACCGGGGGTTCCAGCACCTGGGCGCCAATGATGCGGGCGGCGGTGGTGCCCGCGCGTCGGGGCATGGTCACGAGCATGTCCGATTGAGGCAGGAAGGTCAGCACGGTGAAGAAGTTGGGCAGGCACAGGACGATGCGCGCGGGGTCGAGCATGTCGCGCAGGAATTTCTCCAGGCCGTCGTAGCCCGGCGGCAAGGGCGAGATGAGCGCGTGCGAGGCCGACAGGTATTGCTGGACGGTCAGCGTTTCCCGGATCTCGGGGTGGTCGCCGCGAGCCAGGCAGACATAGTCGGAGTGGTAGATGCCGGTCTGGTAGAAGCCGGTGCCGAATTCCGAGAGGTTACCGAAGGCGAGATCCACCTCGCCGCTTTCCAGCGCCTCGTCCATGCCCTTGGGCCGCATCGGCAGGGCGCGCACCCGCAGGTTGGGGCTGTGCGGCCGGAAGCGGGCCATCAGGCTGGGGACCAGGATGGCGGCGGCGAAATCGGTGGCGAAGAAGCTGAAGGTGCGCGAGGAGGTACAGGGGTCGAAGGTCCTGGGCGGCTCGAAGCGCTGGCTGACGATGCCCAGCACTTCGCCCACGCTGGATGCCAGCGACAACGCGCGGGGCGTGGGCATCATGCCTTCGGATGTACGGACGAACAACTGGTCGCCGAAGTAGTCGCGCAGGCGGCTGAGGGACTGGCTCATGACCGGCTGGCTCAGGCCCAGGCTTTCGCCGGCGACGGTCACGCTCTTCTCGCGCAGGATGGCGTCGAATACGGCTAGCAATCGGAGATCGAGGGAGCGCACGCTTGGTCCTCCGGCGGCTCCCGCCACGGGCGGGAGCCAGGATAGGTCAACGGCCGTTCATTCTGTCCAGCCGGCGCAGGGGCGTCAAGGCGCCGCTAGTCGACCGCAGCGCCGGTCTCTTTCGCGATCCGGGCCCACCGCGCCGTGTCGGCCGAGATGTAGTTCCTGAACTCTTCCGGCGAACTTGGCGCGACGTCGACGTTCAGGGACTGGAAGCGGCGCTTGACCTCGGGCTGCGCGAGGACCTTGGCGATGCCGGCATTGAGCCGGGCCACGATGGCCGGGGGCGTTCCCGCGGGCGCCACGACGCCCAGCCAGGACTTGCTGTCGTAGCCCGGCACGCCGGCCTGGGCGATGGGGGGCAGCTCGGGACGCGCGGCCGAGGGTTTGGCGTTGGTCAGGCCCAGGGCCTTGAGCCGGCCCGCCTGGATGAATGGGTCCGCCGCGGCGAGATCGGCGAACATCATCTGCACGTTGCCCGTCATGACGTCGTTCAGCCCCGGCACGGTGCCCTTGTACGGGACGTGGGTGATGCTGACGTGGGCCATCTGCTTGAAATGTTCCGCACCGAGATGATTCGAGGTGCCGGCGCCGGCGGAGGCATAGTTGAGCTGTCCGGAATGTTTTTGCGCGTAGCGGATGAGCTCGCCCACGCTGCCGACGGGCAGTGAGGGGGAGACGACCAGGACCTGCGGCACCTCGGCCACCAGCGAGATCGGCGTGAAATCCCGCTCGGGGTCGTACTTCACCCGTCCCTTGGGATAGACGCTGGGCGCGATGGTCAGGGACGACGCCGCCATCATCAGCGTGTAGCCGTCCGCGTCGGCGCGCTGCACGTACTCGGATGCGAGCAGCGTACCGGCTCCGGGACGGTTCTCCACGATCACGGGCTGGCCCAGGGAGTCCTTGAGGCGTTCCGCCAGTACGCGGCTCATGATGTCGGCGATGCCGCCACTGGTGAAGGGGACCACCAGATGCAGCGGCCGGGTGGGATAGGGGGTCGCCTCAGCTGCCGAGACCAACGCCGGGGCGAAGAGAAGCAGGCGGGCGAAGGCCCGCGGCAAGCGCGCATGCATGGTGTGTCTCCGTTCTGATTATGGGGTCGGCCGCCGGCCGGGCCGGCGGCCTGGCGGCGGCGCCGGATGCCTGGGTCAGGCCGCCAGTTTCTCTTTCTCGCGCGCGGCCGATTCGGCCTGGCTCAGGAAGGATTCGATCGCCGCGATGGCCTGCACCGGCGTTTCGATCGAGGGGTAGTGGCCGGCGTCGGCCAGAACCGTAAGGCTGCTGTCGCGGTACCAGCGCAGGCTGGTTTCCCGCGCGGACTTCTCGCTCGCGGCGGGGTCGTGCGCGCCCACGATGGCATGGAAGGGTACGGTGCTGCCGTCGACCTCGCGATGGATGTCGGTGGCGGCCGCGTCCGCGGCATAGGCGGCGAAGGCTTCGGGCTTCATCGTGTTCCAGGAGGCCTCGGCCAGTTGGCGGACCTGCGCGGCGCCATGGCGCTTGCCCGTGCCGTTGTCGATGATGGCCGCGCGCTTGGACAGGTCGTGCGCGGCTTCGCTCATCAGGCGCCGGTGGGCGGGATCGCGGGAGGCGCCCTGGGCGTTCAGTCCGGCCAGCGAGACGATGGAGCGGATGCGCCGCGGCGCGGCTACCGCCAGCATCTGCGCGGCCAGCGCGCCCATCGAATGGCCGAGCACGTGGGCATGCGTCCAGCCCAGGTAGTCCAGCAGGCGGATGGCGTCGATGACGACTTCGCGCAGGTGGCACAGGCCGGGCAGGGCCCGCGAGGCGCCGTAGCCGCGGTAGTCCATGACGACGTACTGGCATGCGTCGCCGTCTGCCATCGCAAGCATGGGCTCCAGCGGCCGGGCGCCGAACAGGCCCGGCAGGACCAGCACTTTCCGGGGGCCGGTGCCGAAGGTGGTGAATGTATTCATGGCGGCGTGTTCCAGAGTGGGGAGCGAGTTCGAGACGCAGCTCAGAGGTGGATGGGATCTGCCTTCTGCATGAAGGCCTTGAGCTCTTCGTGCGAGACGTCGAACTGCGGGGAGATCTTCAGGTCGGTGCCGAGTTCTTCCTCGGTCTCGTCCATCTTGAAGCCCAGCGACTTGGTGGCTTCGAACATCGCTCCGCCCGGGGTCCGCACGTAGGTGGATTCGAAGTAGCCGCGGTTCTTGCGGTCGGAGAAATCGGTGAAGCCCATGCCCTCGGTCTCGAGCTTGACGCGCATCTGCGTGTCGTAGTCCGGCACGTCGAAGGCCCCGTGGTGGACGATGCCCTCGGCCACCGTCCACGTGCCCTGCCGCAGGTCGGGCGCATGCAGGATGTCGATGCGCTTGCCGGCGCCACCCTCGGCCACCTCGTAGCGCGTGAACAGTCCGTCGGACAGCGTGCGGCGGAAGCTCCAGGCCGCGTGCATGAAGGTGTCCATGTCCTCCAGCTCGCGCACGGTCACGGTCCAGTTGTGGAAGCCGCGCACGGCGTACTGCTCGGGAACGTAGTCGGATTTCCAGGGCTTGCGCTGGTCGGTCGGGTCCTCGACCACTTCGAAATCGATGCCGGCATGGACCACGCGCAGGTATTTCTCGCCGAAGCGTTCCGACTCGCCGGCGATGGCGATGCCGTTGCGGCGGAAATGCTCGCGCCAGAAATCGAGCGAACCCGGGGGGACCGAATACGCGATCGCGGTGAACTGCCCCGAGCCCTTGCGGCCCACCAGTTCGGTGCGGCGCATGGGGAAGGTCGTCATGACCGTTCCGGGCGTGCCGTCGGCGTCGCTGAAGTACAAGTGATAGATGGGAATCTTGCCGTCGTAGAACAGCGTCTGCTTGATGAAGCGCTGCCCCATCACCTTTACGAAGAAATCCACATCGCCTTGCGCCGTGGCGGTGCACAGCGTGATGTGATGCAGGCCCTGTATCGAGCTAGAGCGTTCGGTCATGTCGTCTCCTGTGTGGTGCCGCGCCTCCTCACGACAGGCGCCGGGGCAGTATCCGGCAGCGCATCGCGGGGCACCATACCGGTTTCGCGATGCGCCGCATGCGAAATCGGCATACAAGCCCGGGCCGCCCGATGGCGCGCCGCATGCCGTTTTCGCATTGGATGCATAAGGGTTCCGTTATCGACCCGCTGGGGCCGGCGTCCCTACCATGTCCACCGGACATCAAGGGAGAGCCGTCATGCAAGGTCGCAGGAATCCGTCGGAAGGCATCGCCGCCTTCATCTATCGCAGCGCGCCCGCGCGCGTGGTGTTCGGGGAAGGGAGCCTGCGCCACCTGGGGCGCGAGCTGGAGATGTTGCGCATGAAGCGCCCGCTGATCCTGTGCACGCCGGAGCAGGCGGACGACGCGCGAGCCGTGGCCGCGGCCCTGGGCGATGCGCAGCCGTCGGTGTTCGCCGAGGCGGTCATGCACGTGCCGGTGGCGGTGGTCGGGGCG of Pigmentiphaga sp. H8 contains these proteins:
- a CDS encoding 2-hydroxymuconic semialdehyde dehydrogenase, whose protein sequence is MATPVISAFLDGRHVSRPELRRFEKRDPATDALIAEVEESDAGLVDEAVQAARRAARGIAAAASSDQRADWLLKIAGAIRGRFDAFVDAEVRDTGKPLSMVRGVEIPRAIATFEIFAELLRTHRDDVVVTALPEGRRAVNMTTRLPHGVVAIICPWNFPLVLAVWKIAPALACGNAVVVKPSEETPSSVALLARVIEEIELPRGLFNVVYGFGQDSAGALLAAHPGVNALTFTGETRTGEAIMAAAARGVRPVSLELGGKNAAIVFGSAELDAVIEGSARSAFLNSGQVCFGTERIYVHRPLFERFVDGLSARAAALRMGDPLDPGTTMGPLISRRHRDKVLRACAVARDEGATVHAGGQAPSMSGRLAEGAWMAPTIWTGLDESSAIVRHEVFGPCCHIAPFDDEDEAVHLANDSEYGLAAALWSRDHAQALRVSARLRAGVVWVNAWGIRDLRTPFGGLGRSGIGREGGLASLDFYSQQRNVCSLV
- a CDS encoding LysR family transcriptional regulator; translation: MLAVFDAILREKSVTVAGESLGLSQPVMSQSLSRLRDYFGDQLFVRTSEGMMPTPRALSLASSVGEVLGIVSQRFEPPRTFDPCTSSRTFSFFATDFAAAILVPSLMARFRPHSPNLRVRALPMRPKGMDEALESGEVDLAFGNLSEFGTGFYQTGIYHSDYVCLARGDHPEIRETLTVQQYLSASHALISPLPPGYDGLEKFLRDMLDPARIVLCLPNFFTVLTFLPQSDMLVTMPRRAGTTAARIIGAQVLEPPVKIPGFDVKLFWHERFHKDLANQWFRNQVREAFNDR
- a CDS encoding alpha/beta fold hydrolase, coding for MNTFTTFGTGPRKVLVLPGLFGARPLEPMLAMADGDACQYVVMDYRGYGASRALPGLCHLREVVIDAIRLLDYLGWTHAHVLGHSMGALAAQMLAVAAPRRIRSIVSLAGLNAQGASRDPAHRRLMSEAAHDLSKRAAIIDNGTGKRHGAAQVRQLAEASWNTMKPEAFAAYAADAAATDIHREVDGSTVPFHAIVGAHDPAASEKSARETSLRWYRDSSLTVLADAGHYPSIETPVQAIAAIESFLSQAESAAREKEKLAA
- a CDS encoding VOC family protein, which codes for MTERSSSIQGLHHITLCTATAQGDVDFFVKVMGQRFIKQTLFYDGKIPIYHLYFSDADGTPGTVMTTFPMRRTELVGRKGSGQFTAIAYSVPPGSLDFWREHFRRNGIAIAGESERFGEKYLRVVHAGIDFEVVEDPTDQRKPWKSDYVPEQYAVRGFHNWTVTVRELEDMDTFMHAAWSFRRTLSDGLFTRYEVAEGGAGKRIDILHAPDLRQGTWTVAEGIVHHGAFDVPDYDTQMRVKLETEGMGFTDFSDRKNRGYFESTYVRTPGGAMFEATKSLGFKMDETEEELGTDLKISPQFDVSHEELKAFMQKADPIHL
- a CDS encoding NAD(P)/FAD-dependent oxidoreductase, which encodes MTSETQVVIVGAGPVGLVTALALARSGVEVVVLEALRELPREQRGAAFHPPTLEMLEPLGITDDLLPLGLRIPVWQIRDKEEGVVAEFDLGMLAGETRYPYRFHLPQHHLAADVLAKLEREPRAAVVFGASVEEVKQDGERVEVRYADADGRFETIAARWVVGCDGARSAVRKSSGIDYEGFTWPERFLVTNVDEDLAAEGFAETSYVADPDKWAVILRLADPRVGNLWRIAMPSDPDLPEEEVLAEDYAQDMLREVLGRERNCKLVYQSTYRVHQRVASSFRNGRVLLAGDAAHINNPIGGFGLNGGVHDAINLSEKLAAVCTGADCALLDLYDRQRRHVAVENVQRQSIRNKRLMQERDPGVRRQNIDELRTVVRDPELAKSYLRDSSMISSVAQAAAIR
- a CDS encoding tripartite tricarboxylate transporter substrate binding protein, which produces MHARLPRAFARLLLFAPALVSAAEATPYPTRPLHLVVPFTSGGIADIMSRVLAERLKDSLGQPVIVENRPGAGTLLASEYVQRADADGYTLMMAASSLTIAPSVYPKGRVKYDPERDFTPISLVAEVPQVLVVSPSLPVGSVGELIRYAQKHSGQLNYASAGAGTSNHLGAEHFKQMAHVSITHVPYKGTVPGLNDVMTGNVQMMFADLAAADPFIQAGRLKALGLTNAKPSAARPELPPIAQAGVPGYDSKSWLGVVAPAGTPPAIVARLNAGIAKVLAQPEVKRRFQSLNVDVAPSSPEEFRNYISADTARWARIAKETGAAVD